GGCCGAAGTATATCCGAATGGAGTAGTGCTTTGGTTAGATTGAGAGAAAACCCAACAAAAGATATTATGGATGTGTTACGAATAAGTTATGATGGACTTGAGGATATGGAAAAGGAAATGTTTCTTGatattgcatgttttttttctaACGAGAATGAATATTATGTAAAGAACATTTTATGTATTCGAGGGTTTCATCCTGATATTGGTATAAGAATTCTCATTGATAAATCACTTATAACTTGTGACCGGTCGGCCATAGTTATGCATGATCTGTTGAGAGAGTTGGGTAGAAGTATTGTTCGAGAAAAATCACCCAAAGAGCCAAGAAAGTGGAGCAGGTTATGGAATCAAAAGGATCTAAGCAATGTCTTGCGGGAAAACAAGGTAAAATAGTTATTGAGAATATTGTTGTTGGCTGCCATTTTTAGAAactgaataattttaaaagttctAATGTTTCAGATAGCAGAAAATCTTGAAGCCATAGTTCTACCAAGATTTCTTGAAATTAGGGAAGAGTTATCAGTTGAAGCATTATCACAAATGAGCTGCCTTAAATTACTCATACTCAGAGAAGTGAATTTCTCGGGAtgccttaattttctttctagaGAGTTGGGATATATTGAATGGAAAGAATATCCTTTTACATGTTTGCCATCAAGCTTTCAGCCAAATAAACTCGTTAAATTAATCCTGCATCACAGCAACATCAAAGAACTCTGGGAGGGAATAAAGGTATGGTAGATACCACCATCTTTACTCATGTTGATTTTAACAAAAGTAGCTTCGAATCGTTCTCAAATCCTTaacatttttctattattacaAGTAGTCTTCTTGTTTGTATTATGGCTTAAGATTCTTCTTACCTTTCTATCTCACTCTCTTGACATTACAGGATCTACATAATTTGACACATTTGGAACTATGCTATTCCAAAAGCCTTGTAAACATACCAAATTTATCTCAGGCCCCAAATCTTTTGCGACTAGATCTTAAAGGATGTGTTAAACTTGTTCGCCTTCATCCATCCATTGGCTGTTTAAAAAACCTCGGTTACTTGAATCTGGAAAACTGCAGAAGTCTTGTTAGTATTCCCAACAACATATTTGATCTTAATtctctttataatttaaatctaTCTGGCTGTTGGAAATTACTTAAAGATCAGTTGTTAGAGCAACCAAGGCAAAGCAAGCAGTTGAATACAGGTCAAAGTGTACAAAGGCACATGACATCCTCCATATGCAAAACTCTTACAAGGCCTCTCCATTTTTTCTCTTCTAGATGGTGTCCCAATTCAGTTGGTTTATTGGTGCCTTCTTTGTCTCGTTTCCCAGCTTTGGAATCTCTTGACATAAGTTTCTGTAATCTAGTTGAAATTCCTGATGCTATTGGACAGTTATGTTGTTTAGAACGTTTAAACATAGGGGGGAACAATTTTGTTACACTACCTCATTGCATCAAGGAACTTCCCAAGCTAAGGGAGTTGAACTTGCAGTACTGTAAGAAACTAAAGTGGTTTCCAAGTACCCTTTTGCCCATAGGAGGAGGTAGCCATAGAAGATTTTACTATGGAGGATTATATGTTTTCAACTGCCCCAATTTGAGTGACAAGAAAGGTTGTGCTGTCACAGTTATTTCATGGATGATAAAAATGATTCAGGTGCCAGCCTCAATTCCTCCTTTGTTTTCCCTTTTGCTTTTCTCTCTGTATATTATGAACTTATGATGTTAAGCATACCTAATTTGTATGGTGGCAGGTGAACATGCAATGCTCTTTGCCCAGATGCACCATTAAAGTTATTATTCCGGAAAATAAAATTCCAAGGTGGTTCAACAAACAGAATACAGGTAATTCAATGAAAGTGGATTCATCTCCCATTGTGGATGACAATAATTGGATTGGCATTGCCTGTTGTGTGGCATTTGTTGTACATGATGATGATGCTCCAACTGAATATCCTCCTATTCTATTTGGTTGTGGTTTTCGTCGTAATCCAGATAAGGCCGTTTGTTCCATTGCTCCAATACGTCTTAAGAAAGATTGGATCACAACTGAATTAGATCATATGTTGTTAATGTTTTTATccagggatgtttttattaataattttgtaagtGCTTTAAAAGAAGGAGTATCTGATCTTGATggtattgaattggttgcattGGCTCGTTATCCAGAAGAAGTAGTAGAAGTGAAGAGTTGTGGGTACCGTTGGGTATCTAAGGAAGATTTGGAACATTTAAACCCAGAGAAGATGTATAGCGCCAACTCTTTAGCTTACAATCAGAAGCACAAGTTTCTGGAAATTCAAGATGACCAATAGCTTGCAATatttatattcataaaattaattaaaatgttgTATTGGAAAATGTGTAAAGTGTTTATTAGTTTTCTTGCTTATTGTAAAtgaaaagtattattttagCACAATGTGTCTGTCATTTCTGTTTTTCATGTTTATTCATTTGTCCATAAATGATCCTAAGCCAATATGATATAAGAGTAAAGACCTATAAATTCCAGCAATCGAGTACAAAGGACAATCTCAAAAAATAACGGTTGAGAACCTCATTACTTGGACTAAATAACAAAgaattattagtttttgtttagaATTTGAGTTAGCTagctggaaaaaaaattatacagaaGTTGCTAAAGTGAAAGATCAATTTGTATTATATCTACAGAGAATCCAAGGTATATATCTTTTTTACCAATTagctaaaaatagaaaaaaagctaaaaaattagttatattgAGAAAGATAACCAGACAATACTCACTTTAACCAAGAAGTTAAGATTCATTATTACAcgtaaattttttcaaataggACACACAAAAAGACATTATACTATTATAGTTATACAATAGTAAGCACAGATGCAACACTTGAATCAGGTGTTAGCAATGCGTCAAGTTTATAATCACTCATCAATTTCTCAAAGCCTTCTCCTGATAGTCTTGCTAGATTGGCCAGTGCCGCCTTCTCTGTTGCGCCAATTTCATTTGTTGTTTGGTTCTAACAAGAAGATGTCTTGACCAAACTCATTGATCTTTTTCTAAATAGTAGTTATTTGAAACAAGAGTTAATCATTGTGAACTTTAAAGTTCTGTATAAAATTAATCAAGTtttttagtgaaggaaaaattTGATTATACATACCAGAGCTGCATTCTTTTGGTTAAAGGCTATAACATCTGCCAAGGATCTCACCGGCGAAACCACCAAGTTCTTGAGATAAGAATTCAAGGATATTTGAACTCAGAAGCAAATGCTACTGCTTCACCACTTTTGGTCACATTTAAGATATCATTGATATTGGTTATCTGGAGATTATCTACCACAACTGCTCCTTGATGTCTTCAATTTTCATGTTATATATACATTTTCATTAGGTAGGTGTACTGattgagaaaatgaaatattctttaaaattaaacatttaaagcttatattaatttttacctTAAGGTCTGAAAATGCTTCTCAAACTGTGGAGCCACATTGGAGGCTAAAAGGCCAAGAATGGGTTCCTTGCTATTCCAAGTCTCTTCCCTTTGAGCCCATTTTGATTAAGAAATTGTTTGAATCCACCTTGAGGAATGTACTTAGACCAAGTTGTAGTTGCTGGATCATTGTAATCAATCTCAGAAATTACATCAAGAACAAAGCATCAGATACCGTCCTAATCAATAATAACattaagcaaaaaaataaataattaaagaaattaattttcttcTACTACTCGAATTAATAGTTggtgtaacttttttttttatttttttaacaaattaaaaaagtgtttccaaaaacctttttaattaaatgaaagTATTTTATAATACactattaatattttgtaaaataatataatattataactatttataaaatctggtatttttttattttttataactagtaatattttttgtaaatacacaaatatattcttaggttttttatttatttctttcatgTAAACATATTTTAGTTGTTGATTTTCTATCGTACTCAAAATGATAGTCTGAATTTGCgtgatattatttaaataacttaattctaatattaggatttgattaatttaatttcaaaaaaatgttctaatttaatattaattatactaAACATAAATTATACAAGTTATACTACAATTGTACCTAATTATTGGTTCTTAAACTagataatcaaattattatatcactaattaaaattttattctctaattttaaaagcattataattaaatgaatatactctaattaaaaaattaataaattaaacataattttcaaattgaattttgagaaaagaataatattttaaa
The genomic region above belongs to Arachis duranensis cultivar V14167 chromosome 3, aradu.V14167.gnm2.J7QH, whole genome shotgun sequence and contains:
- the LOC127745422 gene encoding disease resistance protein RUN1-like, producing MECVRIQSTLSHRKNWKYDVFVSFRGETRFNFTDHLFAAFHRHGVLAFKDDTKIEKGGPISAGLLQAIEGSQVLIVVFSINYASSTWCLQELANIADCIQIPGHTVLPVFYDVSPTEVRRQSGNFEKAFMKHEERFKDDAEMMEQVARWRGALTQVANLSGWDLKDKSQSAEIEKIVKAVTNILSPKPSSSLSNDVVGMYSHLEELEKLLVLDSHDDVRVLGICGMGGIGKSTLATILYEKISHQYDISCFMDDVSKTYADCGPIGVKKQLLCQAFVEEEFLLCNLSAATNLIQKYLCHRKVLIVLDNVDQGIQLENLALKREWLSRGSRIIIVSRDEHILREHGVDDVYKVQLLNDENALQLFCRKAFKCNHVIEGYESLTNSALTYANGLPLAIKVLGSFLFGRSISEWSSALVRLRENPTKDIMDVLRISYDGLEDMEKEMFLDIACFFSNENEYYVKNILCIRGFHPDIGIRILIDKSLITCDRSAIVMHDLLRELGRSIVREKSPKEPRKWSRLWNQKDLSNVLRENKIAENLEAIVLPRFLEIREELSVEALSQMSCLKLLILREVNFSGCLNFLSRELGYIEWKEYPFTCLPSSFQPNKLVKLILHHSNIKELWEGIKSSCLYYGLRFFLPFYLTLLTLQDLHNLTHLELCYSKSLVNIPNLSQAPNLLRLDLKGCVKLVRLHPSIGCLKNLGYLNLENCRSLVSIPNNIFDLNSLYNLNLSGCWKLLKDQLLEQPRQSKQLNTGQSVQRHMTSSICKTLTRPLHFFSSRWCPNSVGLLVPSLSRFPALESLDISFCNLVEIPDAIGQLCCLERLNIGGNNFVTLPHCIKELPKLRELNLQYCKKLKWFPSTLLPIGGGSHRRFYYGGLYVFNCPNLSDKKGCAVTVISWMIKMIQVNMQCSLPRCTIKVIIPENKIPRWFNKQNTGNSMKVDSSPIVDDNNWIGIACCVAFVVHDDDAPTEYPPILFGCGFRRNPDKAVCSIAPIRLKKDWITTELDHMLLMFLSRDVFINNFVSALKEGVSDLDGIELVALARYPEEVVEVKSCGYRWVSKEDLEHLNPEKMYSANSLAYNQKHKFLEIQDDQ